One window of the Actinomyces wuliandei genome contains the following:
- a CDS encoding iron-siderophore ABC transporter substrate-binding protein: MSVSRKSFLVSAAVLPAGALLAACSGSATRGSGDGASSSGSAESAETITVEHAFGTTEVPTGVTRVATIQWANQDVPLALGVMPVGFTEQTWGVEDGSGMLPWTKQKVGELVAEGAKEPTLFTESDDLDMAAIEKTQPEVILAAYSGIDEDQYNQLSEIAPTVAFPTAAWSTPWRELITMNATAIGRQSEGEALVTQLEETIEAEVAKHPQLAGKTAAFFYQNEQNSSIGFYTTADPRAAFLTDLGMEVPESVRQVSEGSEEFSYDLSAENADQVSDVDVIVMYGEDSDLEELQSDPLVGTIPAVRNGAVALIGADGPLAASANPGPLSIPWGITEYVTRIADAADAADTADKAQ, translated from the coding sequence GTGTCTGTCTCGCGCAAGTCGTTCCTTGTCAGTGCTGCCGTCCTGCCCGCAGGCGCCCTCCTGGCAGCGTGTTCCGGCTCCGCCACCAGAGGCTCCGGGGACGGCGCGTCCTCCAGCGGCTCGGCGGAGTCGGCGGAGACCATCACTGTGGAGCACGCCTTCGGGACCACCGAGGTCCCCACTGGTGTCACCCGCGTGGCCACCATCCAGTGGGCCAACCAGGACGTGCCCCTGGCCCTGGGGGTCATGCCCGTGGGCTTCACCGAGCAGACTTGGGGGGTTGAGGACGGGTCCGGCATGCTCCCGTGGACCAAGCAGAAGGTGGGCGAGCTCGTCGCCGAGGGTGCCAAGGAGCCCACGCTCTTCACCGAGAGTGACGACCTGGACATGGCCGCCATCGAGAAGACGCAGCCGGAGGTCATCCTGGCCGCCTACTCGGGCATCGACGAGGACCAGTACAACCAGCTCAGCGAGATCGCGCCCACGGTCGCCTTCCCAACCGCTGCCTGGAGCACCCCGTGGCGGGAGCTGATCACCATGAACGCCACCGCGATCGGCAGGCAGTCTGAGGGTGAGGCCCTGGTCACCCAGCTGGAGGAGACGATCGAGGCCGAGGTCGCCAAGCACCCCCAGCTGGCGGGCAAGACGGCCGCCTTCTTCTACCAGAACGAGCAGAACAGCTCCATCGGCTTCTACACCACGGCCGACCCGCGCGCCGCTTTTCTGACCGACCTGGGCATGGAGGTCCCGGAGTCGGTCAGGCAGGTCTCCGAGGGCTCAGAGGAGTTCTCCTACGACCTGTCGGCGGAGAACGCGGACCAGGTCTCCGACGTCGACGTCATTGTCATGTACGGGGAGGACTCTGACCTGGAGGAGCTCCAGTCCGACCCTCTTGTCGGGACGATTCCCGCCGTCAGGAACGGGGCCGTCGCCCTTATCGGCGCCGACGGCCCCCTGGCGGCCTCGGCCAACCCCGGCCCGCTGTCCATCCCCTGGGGAATCACCGAGTACGTCACGCGGATCGCCGACGCTGCGGACGCAGCAGACACAGCGGACAAGGCCCAGTGA
- a CDS encoding FecCD family ABC transporter permease has product MTPAPAPPGGAADPGGAAGGRDGSPAAQPAARPAGLPAAASFPEVRTTPATGRRRHLVALATLLVLLGVAVVCSVVLGARVVSLAEVLSGLRGDGSEIGALAVEQRVPRTATALLAGACLGLSGALMQAVTRNPIADPGILGVNTGASLAMVSGIAFLGTRSLSQQLWLALAGGLLTAVFVYAVGSVGPGGSTPVKLALAGVATTAALSAAVSAIMLPRAQGLDSFRFWQVGGLGRGSWESLSAVAPFVAVAAVLSLLVARPLNSLALGEEVAVGLGVRVGQTRLLAAGAGVLLGSAVTAVAGPISFTGLMVPHAVRMLCGPDHRWLLPLSALGGAVLLTAADVVGRVLIRPSEVPVGVITAFVGAPVLIAIARSAKVRQL; this is encoded by the coding sequence GTGACGCCCGCCCCCGCTCCCCCCGGTGGGGCCGCCGATCCTGGCGGGGCTGCCGGAGGCCGGGACGGGTCACCCGCCGCCCAGCCTGCTGCCCGTCCTGCCGGGCTGCCTGCCGCTGCGTCCTTCCCGGAGGTCCGCACGACCCCTGCCACGGGGCGCAGGCGCCACCTGGTCGCCCTGGCCACCCTCCTGGTGCTCCTGGGCGTCGCTGTTGTGTGCTCTGTCGTCCTCGGGGCCAGGGTGGTCAGCCTGGCGGAGGTCCTCAGCGGGCTGCGCGGCGACGGCTCCGAGATCGGGGCACTGGCGGTGGAGCAGCGTGTGCCGCGCACGGCCACGGCACTCCTGGCCGGGGCCTGCCTGGGGCTGTCCGGCGCCCTCATGCAGGCGGTGACCCGCAACCCGATCGCCGACCCGGGCATCCTGGGTGTCAACACGGGGGCCTCTCTGGCCATGGTAAGCGGCATCGCCTTCCTGGGGACCCGGTCCCTGTCCCAGCAGCTGTGGCTGGCCCTGGCCGGGGGGCTGCTGACTGCCGTCTTCGTCTACGCGGTGGGCTCGGTCGGCCCGGGAGGGAGCACCCCTGTCAAGCTGGCGCTGGCCGGGGTGGCCACCACTGCGGCGCTGTCAGCCGCCGTCAGCGCCATCATGCTGCCACGCGCCCAGGGGTTGGACAGCTTCCGCTTCTGGCAGGTGGGCGGTCTGGGGCGGGGCAGCTGGGAGTCCCTGTCCGCTGTCGCCCCCTTTGTGGCCGTGGCCGCCGTGCTGAGCCTCCTGGTGGCACGCCCCCTCAACTCCCTGGCGCTGGGTGAGGAGGTGGCGGTGGGACTGGGGGTCCGGGTCGGGCAGACCCGGCTCCTGGCCGCCGGGGCCGGGGTGCTGCTGGGCTCGGCGGTCACGGCGGTGGCGGGGCCGATCAGCTTTACCGGCCTCATGGTGCCCCACGCCGTGCGCATGCTCTGCGGCCCCGACCACCGCTGGCTCCTGCCCTTGTCCGCCCTGGGAGGTGCCGTCCTGCTGACTGCGGCCGACGTCGTGGGGCGGGTCCTTATCCGCCCCAGCGAGGTTCCTGTCGGGGTCATCACTGCCTTCGTCGGCGCACCGGTCCTCATCGCCATCGCCCGGAGCGCGAAGGTGCGGCAGCTGTGA